Proteins encoded by one window of Methanobacterium sp. CWC-01:
- the rbr gene encoding rubrerythrin has protein sequence MQNTLENLSKAFIGESQARNRYTLYAKAAKKEGFHKVADIFLETAEQERQHAKWLFKMIQDIKEKMGEDPDAIHVEAEAPLTLGDTATNIKAAIAGEHYETAEMYPEFALAAKEDGLDDVATRLNAIGHAESHHEERYLALLEQVEKDTFQKKEEVVEWACPKCGYTSKGKEAPLECPACDHPQEYFYIRCEQF, from the coding sequence ATGCAAAACACTCTAGAAAACTTAAGCAAGGCTTTTATTGGAGAAAGTCAGGCCCGAAATCGTTACACTTTATATGCCAAGGCTGCAAAAAAGGAAGGCTTCCACAAGGTAGCTGATATCTTCCTGGAGACTGCTGAACAGGAAAGACAACACGCTAAATGGCTGTTTAAAATGATCCAGGACATCAAAGAGAAGATGGGTGAAGATCCCGATGCTATCCACGTGGAAGCAGAGGCCCCCCTAACCCTGGGAGACACCGCCACCAACATCAAAGCCGCCATTGCCGGGGAACACTACGAAACTGCTGAGATGTACCCTGAATTTGCTCTGGCCGCTAAAGAGGATGGATTAGATGATGTGGCTACCCGTTTGAATGCCATTGGTCATGCGGAAAGCCATCACGAAGAAAGATACCTGGCCCTCCTGGAGCAGGTGGAAAAGGACACCTTCCAGAAGAAGGAGGAAGTAGTGGAGTGGGCCTGCCCCAAATGTGGTTACACCAGTAAGGGTAAAGAGGCACCACTAGAATGCCCCGCCTGTGACCATCCCCAGGAATACTTCTACATACGCTGCGAACAGTTCTAG
- a CDS encoding DHH family phosphoesterase, with the protein MKKTCLECKGKGYLVTSYQICEACHGTGVGDQVDLQDHVKGLSKGARERYQLDVDEEVPCSVCKGKGEVEVTQTCPACDGQGELNYCQKCGKEIEKGDYCGDCQSKEVVYQLHPASDIGDLEVGAVYKGKVTKVVDFGVFVTFTKKVYGLMRMRASSYQVGDEVFARVTEIKTHRGEVDLEPARINGAYHLVKLKKELLRTPIGKVTPQDRGKDVRLVGEVIQIQQTTGPTIFTISDETGITWAAAFDQPGERVYPHVQTGHMVEVLGEVSLHGGKIQVETEYLERLTGPEATEARKVIDEVLDKRAVPESTSLLQESPTLEKLRPLLARAAQSIRRAILDGRSILVRHHADADGICAGVAVEKAVIPLIKDINPANDSEWHYFRRSPSKAPFYELEDVVKDLSFALEDQERHGQKLPLVVLLDNGSTEEDILALMKVKVYDMEIVVVDHHYPGVVEDGRVAVDDYVDVHVNPYLVGGDSQITAGALAVELAGMINPEVTDRIRHLPGIAAVGDHARSPEAERYIEIAAEKGYDWDDLEKIATTVDFEAFYLRFMNGRGIMDTILGLGNRDKHTKLVDALYKESQRRVQWQLAAAMPNLKTQNLPNGIIFNVLDVEKYAHKFTYPAPGKTCGYVHDQMVQKHGEETPILTLAYGPDFGVIRATDAVNEKFGFNLNTIILKLAEEIPEAGIDGGGHECAGSLKFVEGLSKKVLSGFAGKVAGMK; encoded by the coding sequence ATGAAGAAGACTTGTTTAGAGTGTAAAGGTAAAGGATACCTGGTTACCAGTTACCAGATCTGCGAAGCCTGCCATGGAACCGGAGTAGGAGACCAGGTAGACCTGCAGGATCATGTGAAGGGACTGTCCAAGGGCGCCCGGGAAAGGTACCAGCTGGATGTGGATGAAGAGGTGCCCTGCTCGGTGTGTAAGGGCAAGGGTGAGGTGGAAGTAACCCAAACCTGTCCGGCCTGTGATGGGCAGGGAGAGCTTAACTACTGCCAGAAGTGTGGGAAAGAGATAGAGAAGGGTGACTACTGTGGGGACTGCCAGAGTAAAGAGGTGGTCTATCAGCTGCACCCCGCCAGTGATATTGGCGACCTGGAGGTGGGGGCCGTCTACAAGGGTAAAGTTACCAAGGTGGTGGACTTTGGAGTGTTCGTGACCTTCACCAAGAAGGTCTATGGACTGATGCGCATGCGGGCCTCCTCCTACCAGGTAGGGGATGAGGTCTTCGCCCGGGTGACGGAGATCAAAACCCACCGGGGTGAGGTGGACCTGGAACCGGCCCGTATTAACGGGGCTTATCACCTGGTAAAGCTTAAAAAGGAGTTACTCCGCACCCCCATTGGTAAGGTCACCCCCCAGGACCGGGGTAAGGATGTGCGCCTGGTGGGGGAGGTGATCCAGATCCAGCAGACCACGGGACCCACCATCTTCACCATCTCCGATGAGACCGGCATCACCTGGGCGGCGGCCTTTGACCAGCCCGGGGAGCGGGTTTATCCCCATGTCCAGACCGGTCACATGGTGGAGGTCCTGGGAGAAGTATCCCTCCATGGGGGTAAGATACAGGTAGAAACTGAGTACCTGGAAAGGTTAACCGGACCAGAGGCCACCGAGGCCCGGAAGGTCATTGATGAGGTCCTGGATAAAAGGGCCGTTCCGGAGAGCACCAGTCTCCTGCAGGAGAGTCCCACCCTGGAGAAGCTACGACCACTCCTGGCCCGGGCGGCCCAGTCCATACGCCGAGCCATCCTGGACGGGCGGAGCATCCTGGTACGTCACCACGCCGATGCCGATGGTATCTGCGCTGGGGTGGCGGTGGAGAAGGCAGTTATACCACTCATCAAGGATATTAACCCGGCCAACGATTCAGAGTGGCACTACTTCCGCCGCTCCCCCAGCAAGGCCCCCTTCTATGAACTAGAGGATGTGGTGAAGGATCTGAGCTTCGCCCTGGAGGACCAGGAACGCCACGGACAGAAACTGCCCCTGGTGGTGCTCCTGGACAATGGCTCCACCGAGGAGGATATCCTGGCTTTGATGAAGGTCAAGGTCTACGATATGGAGATCGTGGTGGTGGACCATCACTACCCCGGTGTGGTGGAGGATGGCCGGGTGGCGGTGGATGACTACGTGGACGTCCACGTGAACCCCTACCTGGTGGGGGGTGACAGTCAGATCACCGCCGGGGCCCTGGCTGTGGAGCTGGCCGGGATGATCAACCCCGAGGTCACCGACCGCATCCGACACCTGCCCGGCATCGCCGCAGTGGGGGACCACGCCCGCTCCCCGGAGGCAGAGCGTTACATAGAAATCGCCGCGGAGAAGGGCTATGACTGGGATGATCTGGAAAAAATTGCTACTACTGTGGATTTTGAGGCCTTCTATCTGCGCTTCATGAATGGCCGGGGTATCATGGACACCATCCTGGGCCTGGGAAACCGGGATAAACACACCAAACTGGTGGATGCCCTGTACAAGGAGTCCCAGCGCCGGGTCCAGTGGCAGCTGGCGGCGGCCATGCCCAACCTCAAAACCCAGAACCTGCCCAACGGCATCATCTTCAACGTCCTGGACGTGGAGAAGTACGCCCACAAGTTCACCTACCCCGCTCCGGGCAAGACCTGTGGCTACGTCCATGACCAGATGGTCCAAAAACACGGCGAGGAAACACCTATTTTAACTTTAGCTTATGGACCGGACTTTGGGGTGATCAGGGCCACGGATGCGGTGAATGAGAAGTTCGGCTTCAATTTAAATACCATTATTTTAAAATTAGCAGAGGAGATACCCGAGGCCGGTATCGATGGCGGGGGGCATGAGTGCGCCGGGTCCCTGAAATTCGTGGAGGGACTCTCCAAGAAGGTGCTCTCCGGGTTTGCCGGGAAAGTGGCGGGGATGAAGTAG
- a CDS encoding desulfoferrodoxin, translating into MAENGEVYRCQVCDNVIEILQGGEGELVCCQVPMTLLVERNEDTGQEKHVPVLEKTDSGLLVKVGEIAHPMEEEHCIDWIEVKADGKIYRQALKAGDQPQAQFDLDPDKVSQISVRSYCSIHGLWRS; encoded by the coding sequence GTGGCTGAGAATGGCGAAGTGTACCGCTGTCAGGTTTGTGACAATGTCATCGAAATCCTCCAGGGAGGGGAAGGAGAACTGGTCTGCTGCCAGGTCCCCATGACCCTGCTGGTGGAGAGGAATGAGGACACTGGCCAGGAAAAACACGTGCCCGTCCTGGAGAAAACTGACAGTGGCTTACTGGTGAAGGTGGGTGAAATAGCCCATCCCATGGAAGAGGAGCACTGCATCGACTGGATCGAAGTAAAGGCCGATGGCAAGATCTACCGACAGGCCCTTAAAGCCGGAGACCAGCCCCAGGCCCAGTTCGACCTGGATCCGGATAAAGTCAGCCAGATCAGTGTGCGAAGCTACTGCAGTATCCATGGTCTGTGGAGATCCTAA
- a CDS encoding endonuclease III domain-containing protein, which produces MNIEIIDQVISGLREQYQLRVFENRDPYRVLIRTILSQRTRDENTDRATAQLFAEYPTLEDVASATPEELEPLIRPAGFYRVKARRIIEVSQMLLDEFGGVVPEKMKELLLLPGVGRKTANCVLVYAFEKPAIPVDVHVHRISNRLGLVSTKNPEQTELELEKIVPRKYWIELNDLMVQFGQTICRPVNPLHEVCPLADICLYYQELLQEPDQE; this is translated from the coding sequence CTGAATATCGAAATCATTGATCAGGTCATCTCTGGCCTCCGGGAACAGTACCAGCTGCGAGTTTTCGAAAACAGGGACCCCTACCGGGTCCTGATCCGCACCATACTCTCCCAGAGGACCCGGGATGAGAACACCGACCGGGCCACGGCCCAGCTTTTTGCGGAGTATCCTACCCTGGAGGATGTGGCCTCCGCCACCCCGGAGGAACTGGAACCTCTCATCCGGCCGGCTGGCTTCTACCGTGTCAAGGCCCGGCGGATCATCGAGGTCTCCCAGATGCTCCTGGATGAGTTCGGGGGTGTGGTGCCGGAGAAGATGAAGGAACTGTTACTTTTACCGGGTGTGGGTCGTAAAACCGCCAACTGCGTCCTGGTCTATGCCTTCGAAAAACCGGCCATACCAGTGGATGTGCACGTGCACCGCATCAGCAACCGACTGGGACTGGTCTCCACCAAGAATCCGGAACAAACCGAATTAGAACTGGAAAAAATTGTCCCCAGAAAGTACTGGATCGAACTAAACGACCTCATGGTCCAGTTCGGCCAGACCATCTGCCGACCGGTAAATCCCCTCCATGAAGTATGTCCCCTGGCAGATATCTGCCTATACTACCAGGAACTGTTGCAGGAACCGGATCAGGAGTAG
- a CDS encoding TetR/AcrR family transcriptional regulator, which yields MPHTEQKILDAALKVFAEKGYKGATTKVIAEESGFSEFTLFRKFKSKENLLELVLSQGAENLKKEFLEIFIEKDFADHRSLVEYLVKSLDQVVRNNFQFLTISLNLDGGIRGEAMKECIDLFTRYVEKNLPGQEIDYGSFTLSIFAFTYMINLEIYRNSGINSHALEGFIDNLTLSFH from the coding sequence ATGCCCCATACTGAGCAAAAAATTTTAGACGCCGCCTTGAAGGTTTTTGCTGAAAAAGGATATAAGGGTGCCACCACTAAGGTCATTGCCGAAGAATCAGGATTCAGTGAATTTACTCTTTTTCGCAAATTCAAATCCAAAGAAAACCTTCTGGAACTGGTTTTAAGTCAGGGTGCTGAGAATTTGAAAAAGGAATTCTTGGAGATTTTTATCGAGAAGGATTTTGCTGATCACCGCAGTCTGGTGGAGTACCTGGTGAAGAGCCTGGACCAGGTGGTCCGAAACAATTTCCAATTCCTAACTATATCCCTGAACTTGGATGGAGGGATACGAGGGGAGGCTATGAAAGAGTGTATAGACTTATTCACCCGGTACGTTGAAAAAAATCTCCCCGGACAGGAGATTGATTATGGAAGTTTCACCCTTTCCATTTTTGCATTTACCTACATGATTAACCTGGAAATCTATCGAAATTCCGGCATCAATTCCCATGCTCTGGAAGGATTCATAGACAATTTAACGCTTTCTTTTCACTGA
- a CDS encoding PAS domain S-box protein codes for MEKIRIMMLEDVPFDAELAERELERENIPFSSLRVETEAEFRRGIHEFEPHLILADHSLPSFDGKSALKIARQEIPQVPFIFLSGKIGGEFVTEVLREGAKDYVFKNNISKLPYTIKRALDEVEETRDLERAARSLEKREAQLRLITENIQDMVMQVDGQDQIQYLSSSIFKILGYHYQDFLEQPVSKFFQLVHPQDTDHMTLALEGVKSSSASAREEFRCQTVTDDYHWLESIINPFLDENQNENGFLLVMRDIDSRKKVEFQLARHRENLENMVEERTRELGEINRQLSQEIEVRKKIYRSLLNNEKRLESIINGSPIPTFVIGTDHEVVYWNQALEKFTGIKKKDVLGTTNHWHVFYPEQRPCMADLLLEDDRKGIFKWYSTKHMRTKLVDNVYSATGFFPKLKDGRWLYMTAFPLLDSEGKVIGAVETMEDITREVEYKEELENSLEEKEILLREIHHRVRNNLQIISSLISLQSNRSDDEETLHLFRKTRNRIQSMALVHEKLYQSRDFTRINLAEYIQDLVVNVLRSYEDSRERITLEMDCEPVWININTAIPCALIINELVTNSVKHAFPHDKTGKIIIRLQERDGQIIITCTDTGVGLPQDINLRDTSTLGLKLVQALTEQLKGKIKILTTEGTSFEIYINSGGMDPLVN; via the coding sequence ATGGAAAAAATAAGGATAATGATGCTGGAAGATGTTCCCTTCGATGCTGAACTGGCAGAGAGGGAACTTGAGCGTGAAAATATTCCCTTCTCCTCTTTAAGGGTGGAAACTGAGGCAGAATTCCGGAGGGGGATCCATGAATTTGAACCGCACCTCATCCTGGCCGACCATTCCCTGCCCTCCTTCGATGGTAAGTCCGCCCTGAAGATCGCCCGACAGGAGATCCCCCAGGTTCCCTTCATCTTTTTAAGCGGTAAAATTGGGGGAGAATTCGTAACCGAAGTCTTAAGGGAAGGTGCTAAAGATTATGTTTTCAAAAACAACATCTCCAAGTTACCCTATACCATCAAAAGGGCATTAGATGAAGTTGAAGAAACCCGGGACCTGGAAAGGGCCGCCAGATCCCTGGAAAAGAGAGAAGCTCAGCTACGTCTAATAACCGAGAACATACAGGACATGGTGATGCAGGTCGATGGCCAGGACCAGATCCAGTACCTTAGCAGCTCCATCTTTAAAATTCTGGGATACCATTACCAGGACTTCCTGGAACAGCCAGTGAGCAAGTTCTTCCAACTGGTGCACCCCCAGGATACAGATCACATGACCCTGGCCCTGGAAGGTGTTAAATCATCCTCCGCCAGTGCCCGGGAAGAATTCCGGTGCCAAACTGTGACCGATGATTACCATTGGCTGGAATCCATCATCAACCCATTTCTAGATGAAAACCAGAATGAAAATGGTTTTTTACTGGTTATGCGTGACATTGACAGTCGGAAAAAGGTGGAATTCCAGTTGGCCCGGCACCGGGAAAACCTGGAGAACATGGTGGAGGAGAGAACCCGGGAGCTGGGTGAAATCAATCGGCAACTATCCCAGGAAATCGAGGTACGGAAGAAGATCTACCGAAGTCTTTTGAACAACGAAAAAAGATTGGAGAGCATAATCAACGGCTCCCCCATACCCACCTTCGTTATCGGCACTGATCATGAGGTGGTTTACTGGAACCAGGCCCTGGAGAAATTCACCGGCATAAAGAAGAAGGATGTGCTGGGCACCACCAATCACTGGCACGTGTTCTACCCGGAACAGAGGCCCTGTATGGCAGATCTGTTACTGGAAGATGACCGGAAGGGGATCTTCAAGTGGTACTCCACCAAACACATGCGCACCAAACTGGTGGACAACGTGTACAGTGCCACCGGATTCTTCCCCAAACTCAAGGATGGTAGATGGCTGTACATGACGGCCTTTCCTCTCCTGGACTCTGAGGGAAAAGTAATAGGTGCGGTGGAAACTATGGAGGATATAACCCGGGAAGTGGAGTACAAGGAGGAACTTGAAAACTCCCTGGAGGAGAAGGAGATACTCTTAAGAGAAATACACCACCGGGTTAGGAACAACCTGCAGATCATCTCCAGCCTAATCAGTCTGCAGTCCAACCGTTCCGATGATGAAGAAACCCTCCACTTGTTCCGGAAAACCAGAAACCGCATCCAATCCATGGCCCTGGTCCATGAGAAACTCTACCAATCCCGGGACTTCACCCGCATAAACCTGGCGGAGTACATTCAGGACCTGGTGGTGAATGTGTTAAGGTCCTACGAAGACTCCAGGGAGAGGATCACCCTGGAGATGGACTGTGAACCGGTGTGGATAAATATTAACACCGCCATACCCTGCGCCCTCATCATCAACGAGCTGGTTACCAACAGTGTTAAACACGCCTTCCCCCATGATAAAACCGGGAAGATAATCATCCGGCTGCAAGAAAGGGATGGCCAGATTATCATCACCTGCACCGACACCGGGGTGGGTTTACCCCAGGATATTAACCTCCGGGATACATCCACCCTGGGCTTGAAGCTGGTCCAGGCCCTCACTGAACAGTTAAAGGGTAAAATTAAAATTTTAACCACGGAAGGCACTTCCTTTGAGATCTACATAAACTCCGGTGGCATGGACCCCCTGGTTAACTGA
- a CDS encoding PH domain-containing protein, which yields MEFGSWKLGEDFQPAPQFRTLYFIYLALLVIVGILIGILPAYLFGPPILSLIFVISFLAVVFFTVYWIPKYYGTIRYKLDQEEVEWHRGVWFKNTGIVPYNRITNVDISQGPISRFLGIGTVKIQTAGYSNPNQAWGNPSEITIQGVVEFESLRNILIGFVRGRKPLAVQTFPEEPGDGNQILEELVEIKELLREITKK from the coding sequence ATGGAATTTGGATCCTGGAAACTTGGCGAAGACTTCCAACCAGCCCCTCAGTTTAGAACCCTGTACTTCATCTACCTGGCCCTGCTGGTGATAGTAGGAATTCTAATAGGGATCTTACCGGCCTACCTTTTTGGACCTCCGATTTTGAGCCTTATCTTCGTGATATCCTTCCTGGCTGTGGTCTTTTTCACGGTGTACTGGATCCCCAAGTACTACGGGACCATACGCTACAAACTGGACCAGGAGGAGGTGGAATGGCACCGGGGAGTGTGGTTTAAAAACACAGGGATCGTGCCCTACAACCGTATCACCAACGTGGACATCAGCCAGGGACCCATATCTCGCTTCCTGGGCATCGGGACGGTGAAGATCCAGACTGCTGGTTACTCCAATCCCAACCAGGCCTGGGGCAACCCCTCCGAGATAACTATCCAGGGAGTGGTGGAGTTTGAAAGTCTGAGGAACATCCTCATCGGCTTTGTACGGGGCAGGAAGCCCCTGGCGGTGCAAACCTTCCCAGAGGAGCCAGGGGATGGTAACCAGATCCTGGAGGAACTGGTGGAGATCAAGGAACTTTTAAGGGAGATAACCAAAAAATAG
- a CDS encoding GTP-binding protein: protein MTGNNHSKLREKETKILILGSYNSGKTTTLENICHNKAKVEYNGTTISLDYGNTQINGKKVHVFASPGQERFRFMREVLSRGMDGAIVVVDNSQGVTALDLEIMETLHQGQVPYVVFANKQDLNSSHLDLNGLDPHVVPTTAHEGKGVQEGLNLLLDMVQQGS, encoded by the coding sequence ATGACCGGTAATAACCACTCCAAGTTACGTGAGAAGGAAACCAAAATATTGATCCTGGGATCTTACAACTCAGGAAAGACCACCACCCTGGAGAACATCTGCCATAACAAGGCCAAGGTGGAGTACAACGGCACCACCATATCCCTGGATTATGGGAACACCCAGATAAATGGTAAGAAGGTGCACGTATTCGCCTCTCCAGGACAGGAACGCTTCCGTTTCATGCGGGAAGTTCTATCTCGGGGGATGGACGGGGCCATCGTGGTGGTGGATAATAGCCAGGGAGTCACCGCCCTGGATCTGGAGATCATGGAAACCCTCCACCAGGGCCAGGTGCCCTACGTGGTCTTCGCCAACAAACAGGACCTTAACTCATCCCACCTGGACTTGAATGGATTGGACCCCCACGTCGTGCCCACCACCGCCCATGAGGGCAAGGGCGTCCAGGAAGGCTTGAATCTTCTTCTGGATATGGTACAGCAGGGGAGCTGA